GTCCCCACAGGAAAATCCAAAGCATTTTTTTCATCGTATCCGGCTGCAACGCCTTTGGGCATCCACACAAACCGGGCCTTTTCTGCATAATCGGTAAACAAGGGTGAATTGAGATCGTAAGGAAGCACGCCCTCATTGGGCTGAAAGGCTGATAGATCCCCGGTAAAAAGATGATAATCGGATAATTTTTCAAAAGGAAAATTGTCCGGATCGACCTGCACTTCATTGTTTGTTTTAGCACAATGAGTAACTGAGAAGGCTAATAAAAAAAGTAAAATGGCCTTTTGCATGAATTATTAGTTTAGATAATTTTTATACGCTTTTTTTAACCGCAATGGACGCAGAGAAAGCGCAACGTTCGCAATGAATTCCTCGCGTACTTTGCGCCTCCTTCGCGTGCTTTGCGGTTAAATTTTTTTCTCTTAATTCCCCAATCAGAATATCAAATTTCCGGCTCCGCATTAGCTTCCTGTGGAGGCAATGTGCAATCGAATTTTGACATATCAGAATCGATATATTTGGCCATAGCCCTGATGCTTTCCGCTTTTTGGGCATTGAGGTTGGCGAAGGTAATGTCCGTTCCGTTATCATGAATGCAAATGCGGTGAGATTCGGGATCCGTGGCGAAATCGGGATGCATCCAGCCATCCACAAGGATATCCTGAGGCGTTGCTTTAAACATCACATTGATCAATTGCCCCCATTCCCTGGTCAAATCGGGCATAGCATCTTTTCTTACGATTTGATTGTCATGCACATGGACATTGGAACTGTAGGGCACAAAGTCCGAATTTTCATCAAAAGGCCGCTGCGTCATGTAAAAACTTCCAATCCCTAATCCGATGGTCTTGTGGTTTTTGATCTGGTTATTGAATACTTCAACCTCCTTCGCCGCAACGATCATGAATCCGGTTCCCGGCGGAACCATATGAACTATGCCGCCTTTGGGTGCAAAATTCTGGAAATTATTATCGTGAATATTATTGTCAAAAGCCCGGATAAAACGTCCGTTCGCTACAGGCAATCCCGACAGATCATAAACCAGGAAACCCATCGTATTGTCGTGTGCCTCATTATTGTAGGCATCTACATAACTGCAGTTTTCAATTTCAAACCCGGCTACATTGTGATGCACCAGGCAATTTTTCATATGTACATTATGGGTCTGTCCGACATAAATTCCGGCATCCGAGGCAAAGGAGGATTCACAACCGTCAATGATCACATTTTTACATTTCACCGGGTAAATGCCGTAGCTGCCATTGGTTTCTTTAGCTCCTTCGGTCCAGGTAGTCTTCACATTTTTCAACAGTACTCCTTCACAATCCTGAATTTTTAACGCATCGCCTTTGGAATCCTCAATGGTGAGATCAGACAGCTTAAAATGTTTTAGGTTGGTGACCCGAATACCTTCCGCTCCCTGGGTCTGGTTCAGAAAAGACAACACCGTTTTGTCCTTCCCCGCCCCTTTTATGGTGATGTTATCAATGGCATCCAGGGAAAGGGATTTGGTGAGGTTAAAACGGCCGGCCGGGAGTTCTATCACATCCCCCGGGTTGGCCAGGATCAGTTTTTCCTGGAAGCTTTTCAGCAGTTTATCGTGTGAAGCCTGGTCGAGTGCCTCTCCGCTTTTTTCTTCTTTGGCATTTGGGCCGCAAGCCAACAGGCCGGCCATAAGCAACAGGCTGAACAAATATCTTAATTTCATAAAAATAATAACTTTAAAAAATTTATTAAAAATCAAATTTTACGCCCAAAACGGGAATCAATCCTCCCGGATAATAGGTGTATGAGGTTTCTTTTGTTTCGGGGTCATAAGCCACAGAACGGATGTTTTTGGTGTTTAAAATATTTTGAACATCCAGAGAAACGATTCCCGAAAACCGTTTGCCATTGAAGCGATAAGCCAACCGGTGATCCAGTCTGAAATAAGGATCTACCTGTGCTTCATTTACCCTTGAATAATCCGGTAAGGCGCCCGTTTCAGCGGTTGAATTTACCAGGTCAACCGGTGTGTACCGGAATCCTCCATTGTAAATGAACCTTGCCCCCCATTGGATAGCTCTTCCTTTGTTGAGATGAAATTCCTTTCCAAGCGTAAGGTTGCTGGCAAACCTGCTATTGAAAGTGGTATTAAATTCATGGCCGCCGGGGAGTTTATATTTGGAATCGTAAAAGGAAAAATTGGCCATCAGGTTAAAATTATTGTCAAAATTTTTCTCCACATTCAAATCAAACCCAATATTCGTTGAGGTTCCGCCGCTATTGGTGGGCAAGGTCACCACCCCGGATTGGGTGTTCAAAAAATAATACCCCTGCGTTTCATCGTCCTCAACCGGAATGTCATATAAATACTGGTAATAAGGCTCTATCGCAAAATGCCAGTTATTTCCCAAATACAAATTATAGGAAAAAATGGCATGAATGGATTTCATCATTTCCAGGTTTTTATTGGGAAATGAATTATGGATTTCCCCGCTTATGGTATCTTTTTGTTCATAAAAATAATTGGCCATTGGCAATATCTGGCTATACTTTCCAAGGGCAAAACTAATCGATTGTTTTTCGCTGGCAATGAATTTTACCGAACCCCGGGGATCAAGGCTATACGTATTATTTAATCCTAAAAACAACCCGTTTACCCCCGCATTTACAATAATCCTTTCGGTAACATTACGAGACAACTGGGCATAGGCAGATCCATAGGCTGTTTTCCCGCTTCCATCGATAATGCCTTCAATGCTTTTTCG
This sequence is a window from Lewinellaceae bacterium. Protein-coding genes within it:
- a CDS encoding right-handed parallel beta-helix repeat-containing protein, whose protein sequence is MKLRYLFSLLLMAGLLACGPNAKEEKSGEALDQASHDKLLKSFQEKLILANPGDVIELPAGRFNLTKSLSLDAIDNITIKGAGKDKTVLSFLNQTQGAEGIRVTNLKHFKLSDLTIEDSKGDALKIQDCEGVLLKNVKTTWTEGAKETNGSYGIYPVKCKNVIIDGCESSFASDAGIYVGQTHNVHMKNCLVHHNVAGFEIENCSYVDAYNNEAHDNTMGFLVYDLSGLPVANGRFIRAFDNNIHDNNFQNFAPKGGIVHMVPPGTGFMIVAAKEVEVFNNQIKNHKTIGLGIGSFYMTQRPFDENSDFVPYSSNVHVHDNQIVRKDAMPDLTREWGQLINVMFKATPQDILVDGWMHPDFATDPESHRICIHDNGTDITFANLNAQKAESIRAMAKYIDSDMSKFDCTLPPQEANAEPEI